The Pangasianodon hypophthalmus isolate fPanHyp1 chromosome 2, fPanHyp1.pri, whole genome shotgun sequence genome window below encodes:
- the mylkb gene encoding myosin light chain kinase, smooth muscle isoform X2 → MDFRAALKPRAGPKLGSEIKTNTPAKVDFRSVLGKKEGGSPKPPPPEPDNSSAPADFRSVLSKKKNIESEKPSTKDPAPTPAIAKDKQTSINGVNVATDNKKNNLVEKEETDKKNDTGTTKKEIIPCTEKKTDGMIVEPKNKNGSVSQKKGNDVDESAAEEKSVVNSVDGEDGKKKSTGKTPVFTQPLSDLTVVDGERLRLECTVTSDPQAVITWTLDGKVVKPSKFIVLSNEGGKCSLTIDKALPEDEGRYLCKAENAEGKAECSCMVQVDDPSDPSAEKKNRKSSSSTPTTENEARIKKKPAPKSPTKQGSPPQVLQFPGDLKIRAGEKVELLCNFGGTAPITCNWLKFKKPIQTGSGGITIKTTENSSQLTIAASDQDHCGCYTLELQNKYGTKQASLNLTVVDKPDPPAGVPAASDVRRSSLTLSWYGPTYDGGSIVKSYNLEIWNSLDNTWSDLTSCNSTSYHVQQLLPDRQYKFRVRAVNMYGIGEPSAESEPVTVGEPVVPEKKEEEAEAAASDDDSDKEPEYRDVVIKKDSTVKDFYDVEDRLGTGKFGQVFKLVEKSTKKVWAGKFIKAFSQKEKENVRQEIGIMNSLHHPKLVQCVDAFEGKSDIVMVLEMISGGELFERIVDEDFELSEREVIKYMLQIIDGVQFIHKQGIVHLDLKPENIMCVNKTGSKIKLIDFGLARRLVDSGSLKVLFGTPEFVAPEVINYEAIGYATDMWSIGVICYILLSGLSPFMGDNDNETLANVTSATWDFEDEAFDEISEQAKDFISNLLKKNMKARLTCAQCLEHKWLKQDTKNMEAKQLSKERMKKYILRRRWQKTGNAVRAISRFSSMGMLGGIGVKKSSPTEAPPAPFLETTEEENHTPAPPTFSLLIQDVEVVEGSAARFDCKIEGYPDPEVVWYKDDQPIKETRHFQIDYEEDGHCSLVISEVCPDDDAKYTCKAVNSLGEASCTAELMVEFMQEEEGDGEEEEEEEEEEEE, encoded by the exons ATGGACTTCAGGGCAGCCCTTAAGCCCCGTGCGGGGCCTAAGCTGGGGTCAGAGATCAAGACAAACACCCCAGCCAAAGTAGACTTTAGGTCagtgttggggaaaaaagaaggaggCTCACCCAAACCACCTCCACCAGAGCCGGATAACAGCAGTGCACCTGCAGACTTCAGGTCCGTCCTCAGTAAGAAGAAGAACATAGAATCAGAGAAGCCTAGCACAAAAGACCCAGCTCCTACACCAGCAATCGCTaaggacaaacaaacaagcattaACGGTGTGAATGTAGCTACAGATAACAAAAAGAACAATTTAGTAGAAAAAGAAGAGACTGACAAAAAGAATGATACAGGGACTACAAAAAAAGAGATCATTCCATGCACAGAAAAGAAAACTGATGGCATGATAGTGGAACCAAAGAACAAAAATGGAAGCGTCAGTCAGAAGAAGGGTAATGATGTGGATGAGAGTGCAGCAGAAGAGAAGAGCGTGGTCAATTCTGTGGATGGAGAGGATGGAAAGAAGAAGAGTACGGGCAAAACACCTGTGTTCACGCAGCCTCTGAGTGATTTGACTGTTGTTGATGGAGAGCGGCTGAGGTTAGAGTGCACGGTGACCTCTGACCCTCAGGCTGTCATCACTTGGACACTTGATGGGAAAGTTGTGAAGCCGTCGAAGTTTATTGTCTTATCCAATGAAG GGGGCAAGTGTTCACTTACCATAGACAAAGCCCTTCCTGAGGATGAGGGGCGTTATTTGTGCAAAGCGGAGAATGCCGAAGGAAAAGCCGAATGCTCCTGCATGGTTCAAGTGGATG ATCCTTCAGATCCAtcagcagaaaagaaaaacaggaaaagctCATCTTCAACACCTACAACAGAGA ATGAAGCCAGGATAAAGAAGAAACCAGCACCGAAGTCTCCCACCAAACAAG GTTCTCCTCCCCAAGTTCTTCAGTTCCCTGGGGATCTCAAGATCAGAGCAGGAGAGAAAGTGGAGCTACTGTGTAACTTTGGAGGCACTGCACCCATTACCTGCAACTGGCTCAAGTTCAAAAAACCG ATCCAGACAGGAAGTGGTGGCATCACTATAAAGACCACGGAGAACAGCAGCCAGTTGACGATTGCAGCAAGTGACCAGGACCACTGTGGCTGCTACACACTGGAGCTGCAGAACAAATACGGCACCAAGCAAGCCTCACTCAACCTTACTGTCGTAG ACAAGCCTGATCCACCAGCTGGTGTCCCAGCTGCGTCAGACGTCCGCCGATCCTCGCTCACCCTCTCCTGGTATGGACCCACGTATGATGGTGGCAGTATTGTCAAGTCGTACAACCTGGAGATCTGGAACTCCCTGGACAACACGTGGAGTGACCTCACTTCCTGCAACAGCACCTCGTACCATGTCCAGCAGCTGCTCCCTGACCGCCAGTACAAGTTCCGTGTGCGTGCAGTTAACATGTATGGCATCGGTGAACCCAGCGCCGAGTCAGAACCTGTCACTGTGGGAGAACCAGTGGTGCCag aaaaaaaagaagaagaagcagaggcTGCAGCTTCCGATGATG ATTCAGATAAAGAGCCTGAGTATAGGGATGTGGTCATAAAGAAAGACAGCACTGTTAAAGATTTCTATGACGTAGAGGATCGCTTGGGCAC TGGCAAATTTGGTCAGGTCTTCAAACTGGTGGAGAAGTCGACCAAAAAGGTGTGGGCCGGGAAGTTCATCAAAGCCTTCtcgcagaaagagaaggagaacgTGCGACAGGAGATCGGCATCATGAACAGCCTCCACCATCCTAAacttgtgcagtgtgtggaCGCCTTCGAGGGCAAATCAGACATTGTGATGGTTTTGGAAAT GATCTCTGGTGGCGAGCTGTTTGAGAGAATCGTTGATGAAGATTTTGAGCTGTCTGAGCGTGAGGTCATTAAGTATATGCTCCAGATTATCGATGGTGTTCAGTTCATCCACAAACAAGGCATTGTGCACCTGGACCTCAAGCCGGAGAATATCATGTGTGTCAACAAGACAGGCAGCAAGATAAAACTCATCGACTTTGGCCTCGCACGAAGGCTAG TGGACTCCGGTTCCCTCAAGGTTCTCTTTGGGACACCTGAGTTTGTAGCTCCTGAGGTTATTAACTATGAAGCGATTGGCTATGCAACAGATATGTGGAGCATTGGGGTGATCTGCTACATCCT CCTCAGTGGTCTCTCTCCATTCATGGGGGACAACGATAATGAAACGCTTGCAAATGTTACCTCAGCGACCTGGGACTTTGAGGATGAGGCTTTTGATGAGATCTCTGAGCAGGCGAAAGACTTCATCAGCAAcctactgaagaaaaatatgAA AGCCAGACTGACCTGTGCACAGTGCCTGGAGCACAAATGGCTTAAACAGGACACCAAGAACATGGAAGCCAAGCAGCTCTCCAAAGAACGCATGAAGAAGTACATACTGAGACGCCGATGGCAG AAAACAGGAAACGCAGTGCGAGCCATCTCCAGATTCAGCTCCATGGGAATGTTAGGAGGAATCGGGGTAAAGAAAAGTTCACCAACTGAAG CACCACCTGCGCCATTCCTAGAGACTACAGAAGAAGAAAACCACACCCCTGCTCCTCCTACCTTCTCCCTCCTCATCCAGGATGTGGAGGTGGTAGAGGGTAGCGCCGCCCGCTTCGACTGCAAGATCGAGG GCTACCCGGATCCTGAGGTGGTATGGTACAAGGACGACCAGCCCATCAAGGAGACACGTCACTTCCAGATCGACTACGAAGAGGATGGCCACTGCAGCCTGGTAATATCCGAGGTGTGTCCTGACGACGACGCCAAATACACCTGCAAAGCGGTGAACAGCCTGGGAGAAGCCAGCTGCACGGCCGAACTGATGGTGGAGTTCATGCAGGAGGAAGAAGGAGATggtgaggaggaagaagaggaggaagaagaagaagaggagtgA
- the mylkb gene encoding myosin light chain kinase, smooth muscle isoform X1 produces MDFRAALKPRAGPKLGSEIKTNTPAKVDFRSVLGKKEGGSPKPPPPEPDNSSAPADFRSVLSKKKNIESEKPSTKDPAPTPAIAKDKQTSINGVNVATDNKKNNLVEKEETDKKNDTGTTKKEIIPCTEKKTDGMIVEPKNKNGSVSQKKGNDVDESAAEEKSVVNSVDGEDGKKKSTGKTPVFTQPLSDLTVVDGERLRLECTVTSDPQAVITWTLDGKVVKPSKFIVLSNEGGKCSLTIDKALPEDEGRYLCKAENAEGKAECSCMVQVDDPSDPSAEKKNRKSSSSTPTTENEARIKKKPAPKSPTKQGSPPQVLQFPGDLKIRAGEKVELLCNFGGTAPITCNWLKFKKPIQTGSGGITIKTTENSSQLTIAASDQDHCGCYTLELQNKYGTKQASLNLTVVDKPDPPAGVPAASDVRRSSLTLSWYGPTYDGGSIVKSYNLEIWNSLDNTWSDLTSCNSTSYHVQQLLPDRQYKFRVRAVNMYGIGEPSAESEPVTVGEPVVPEKKEEEAEAAASDDDSDKEPEYRDVVIKKDSTVKDFYDVEDRLGTGKFGQVFKLVEKSTKKVWAGKFIKAFSQKEKENVRQEIGIMNSLHHPKLVQCVDAFEGKSDIVMVLEMISGGELFERIVDEDFELSEREVIKYMLQIIDGVQFIHKQGIVHLDLKPENIMCVNKTGSKIKLIDFGLARRLVDSGSLKVLFGTPEFVAPEVINYEAIGYATDMWSIGVICYILLSGLSPFMGDNDNETLANVTSATWDFEDEAFDEISEQAKDFISNLLKKNMKARLTCAQCLEHKWLKQDTKNMEAKQLSKERMKKYILRRRWQKTGNAVRAISRFSSMGMLGGIGVKKSSPTEEAPPAPFLETTEEENHTPAPPTFSLLIQDVEVVEGSAARFDCKIEGYPDPEVVWYKDDQPIKETRHFQIDYEEDGHCSLVISEVCPDDDAKYTCKAVNSLGEASCTAELMVEFMQEEEGDGEEEEEEEEEEEE; encoded by the exons ATGGACTTCAGGGCAGCCCTTAAGCCCCGTGCGGGGCCTAAGCTGGGGTCAGAGATCAAGACAAACACCCCAGCCAAAGTAGACTTTAGGTCagtgttggggaaaaaagaaggaggCTCACCCAAACCACCTCCACCAGAGCCGGATAACAGCAGTGCACCTGCAGACTTCAGGTCCGTCCTCAGTAAGAAGAAGAACATAGAATCAGAGAAGCCTAGCACAAAAGACCCAGCTCCTACACCAGCAATCGCTaaggacaaacaaacaagcattaACGGTGTGAATGTAGCTACAGATAACAAAAAGAACAATTTAGTAGAAAAAGAAGAGACTGACAAAAAGAATGATACAGGGACTACAAAAAAAGAGATCATTCCATGCACAGAAAAGAAAACTGATGGCATGATAGTGGAACCAAAGAACAAAAATGGAAGCGTCAGTCAGAAGAAGGGTAATGATGTGGATGAGAGTGCAGCAGAAGAGAAGAGCGTGGTCAATTCTGTGGATGGAGAGGATGGAAAGAAGAAGAGTACGGGCAAAACACCTGTGTTCACGCAGCCTCTGAGTGATTTGACTGTTGTTGATGGAGAGCGGCTGAGGTTAGAGTGCACGGTGACCTCTGACCCTCAGGCTGTCATCACTTGGACACTTGATGGGAAAGTTGTGAAGCCGTCGAAGTTTATTGTCTTATCCAATGAAG GGGGCAAGTGTTCACTTACCATAGACAAAGCCCTTCCTGAGGATGAGGGGCGTTATTTGTGCAAAGCGGAGAATGCCGAAGGAAAAGCCGAATGCTCCTGCATGGTTCAAGTGGATG ATCCTTCAGATCCAtcagcagaaaagaaaaacaggaaaagctCATCTTCAACACCTACAACAGAGA ATGAAGCCAGGATAAAGAAGAAACCAGCACCGAAGTCTCCCACCAAACAAG GTTCTCCTCCCCAAGTTCTTCAGTTCCCTGGGGATCTCAAGATCAGAGCAGGAGAGAAAGTGGAGCTACTGTGTAACTTTGGAGGCACTGCACCCATTACCTGCAACTGGCTCAAGTTCAAAAAACCG ATCCAGACAGGAAGTGGTGGCATCACTATAAAGACCACGGAGAACAGCAGCCAGTTGACGATTGCAGCAAGTGACCAGGACCACTGTGGCTGCTACACACTGGAGCTGCAGAACAAATACGGCACCAAGCAAGCCTCACTCAACCTTACTGTCGTAG ACAAGCCTGATCCACCAGCTGGTGTCCCAGCTGCGTCAGACGTCCGCCGATCCTCGCTCACCCTCTCCTGGTATGGACCCACGTATGATGGTGGCAGTATTGTCAAGTCGTACAACCTGGAGATCTGGAACTCCCTGGACAACACGTGGAGTGACCTCACTTCCTGCAACAGCACCTCGTACCATGTCCAGCAGCTGCTCCCTGACCGCCAGTACAAGTTCCGTGTGCGTGCAGTTAACATGTATGGCATCGGTGAACCCAGCGCCGAGTCAGAACCTGTCACTGTGGGAGAACCAGTGGTGCCag aaaaaaaagaagaagaagcagaggcTGCAGCTTCCGATGATG ATTCAGATAAAGAGCCTGAGTATAGGGATGTGGTCATAAAGAAAGACAGCACTGTTAAAGATTTCTATGACGTAGAGGATCGCTTGGGCAC TGGCAAATTTGGTCAGGTCTTCAAACTGGTGGAGAAGTCGACCAAAAAGGTGTGGGCCGGGAAGTTCATCAAAGCCTTCtcgcagaaagagaaggagaacgTGCGACAGGAGATCGGCATCATGAACAGCCTCCACCATCCTAAacttgtgcagtgtgtggaCGCCTTCGAGGGCAAATCAGACATTGTGATGGTTTTGGAAAT GATCTCTGGTGGCGAGCTGTTTGAGAGAATCGTTGATGAAGATTTTGAGCTGTCTGAGCGTGAGGTCATTAAGTATATGCTCCAGATTATCGATGGTGTTCAGTTCATCCACAAACAAGGCATTGTGCACCTGGACCTCAAGCCGGAGAATATCATGTGTGTCAACAAGACAGGCAGCAAGATAAAACTCATCGACTTTGGCCTCGCACGAAGGCTAG TGGACTCCGGTTCCCTCAAGGTTCTCTTTGGGACACCTGAGTTTGTAGCTCCTGAGGTTATTAACTATGAAGCGATTGGCTATGCAACAGATATGTGGAGCATTGGGGTGATCTGCTACATCCT CCTCAGTGGTCTCTCTCCATTCATGGGGGACAACGATAATGAAACGCTTGCAAATGTTACCTCAGCGACCTGGGACTTTGAGGATGAGGCTTTTGATGAGATCTCTGAGCAGGCGAAAGACTTCATCAGCAAcctactgaagaaaaatatgAA AGCCAGACTGACCTGTGCACAGTGCCTGGAGCACAAATGGCTTAAACAGGACACCAAGAACATGGAAGCCAAGCAGCTCTCCAAAGAACGCATGAAGAAGTACATACTGAGACGCCGATGGCAG AAAACAGGAAACGCAGTGCGAGCCATCTCCAGATTCAGCTCCATGGGAATGTTAGGAGGAATCGGGGTAAAGAAAAGTTCACCAACTGAAG AAGCACCACCTGCGCCATTCCTAGAGACTACAGAAGAAGAAAACCACACCCCTGCTCCTCCTACCTTCTCCCTCCTCATCCAGGATGTGGAGGTGGTAGAGGGTAGCGCCGCCCGCTTCGACTGCAAGATCGAGG GCTACCCGGATCCTGAGGTGGTATGGTACAAGGACGACCAGCCCATCAAGGAGACACGTCACTTCCAGATCGACTACGAAGAGGATGGCCACTGCAGCCTGGTAATATCCGAGGTGTGTCCTGACGACGACGCCAAATACACCTGCAAAGCGGTGAACAGCCTGGGAGAAGCCAGCTGCACGGCCGAACTGATGGTGGAGTTCATGCAGGAGGAAGAAGGAGATggtgaggaggaagaagaggaggaagaagaagaagaggagtgA